TTGCTAATTGCAAAGATAAAACTGATAGACAAACTATGCACCACTAATGCACTTCATTGATGAGTCTAAGCTTAGCTAGTGTCATTCTCTGGATGCCTTGTTGACATATATTTACCTTAAAAGCCCAAATTCCTTAGAGTTCATGTATAAATTAGGGTGATGCAATTACTTAATTTAGCATCTGTATTTCcagttctgtgtgtgtgtgagagagagagagagagcaagCATGTGTTTTGTGAGAACTTGTAAGTTGCACAAATGTAAAAAGTTGTTTCACTAATGCAGAGTTTATACAAAACAGGAGTAAGTGCTACTGGAGGATTACGAAGCCTCAGGCAGTAGGCTAATGTAGTTACTGTCCATTTAAAGTGAAATTTATTGATGTGACTGTTTTGATGATTGCTGTACCAGTGTCTGACCCTATGACAGACTTACTGTCTGCCACTGTACTTTCCTAATGCGCTTACTAAGGTTATTCCattcaattaaaaatagaaaaagaaaaaagtcaaagaTAAAATCCACATAAAGGAACAAGGAGGTGGCTTGTTTGGGAGTCTGGCCTGAAGGTGTTTGCTTTTGTGATGTCTGTTGTACAAGGGATATGTCTGTGCCTGAATGAGTGCGGGATCATTTGAACTGGTGTAAATGCAATGGAGTTATGCAAAATACTAGCTTCAACAGTAAAAACAACATAGCTTAAGGTTTAATCTTTATATGATGTATCTTAACACAGGTTTATATTTATGCATGATACTCACTACCTAGGTAGTTTCAGAACTGGAATCTCTAAATATACAGCAAATTAAGTGTATGGTTATGTGGATAGTTATGCCCTCCGTCTTACACACCGCCACAGGGAGGTGGGCATGGGGAAGCACTTCCCCATTTCAGCTCATACCTACAGAATGAATATTTAGGCAGAGTTTTGAGACTTGAGAAGTTGTTGGagggtggggggagtggggagctCTCCATGGTTCTGGTGTTGGTTAGCCTCCTGCAtctccagctcttccctgggcTTGCAGGTAACAGGGTCCATAGGCTGATGGTTCTCAAATGGATTCCAAGAGCTGAGCAAGTCATTGAGCTTGTACCTCACCATTGCAACTGAGAGAGTTAGTGCCTGAAATGTGTTGTGCAAAGAGGACAGTTTTGTGATGCATACTGAACAAGTAAGTGGAAGGAGGTGTGGCTGCAGTAGTTTAAATGCTAATAAAGCATGTAGCAGTGCACACTGATGTAGGCTATGTAATTAGTCTGAGTATAAAATGAAGTGGTATTGTCTATGTattgcaaagttctccagaagtGCTGGATGCCAGCATATAGACTTTGTATATGTGCAAGGAACAAACTTGttacaagttttcttttaatattggGTGACAGATCTGTGTTTTGTAAGAGCACTTTTTGCAACGTTAAGTCTTTCCAGTTTGACGAAGCTAAGAATAATTGCATGGGTAGTATATGACAGGGTAAACAGGTAAACAGGTTTTGGTGACTCTGGTGAAAATAGTTTTATTGCCTTTCAAGTACAGCTCATTCCAACTTTtgatggtttggggttttcgtTTGGTTTTTTCCAACTCTCTTGTAAGATTTGAGTTACCTAATTATGTTGTTGAAGAAGTGTTTAGTTGatattttcttcccagtgtTCATAGTATAAGTGATTTTCATACTAGTTCAGtggagtggggtttttttgttatgtcATTCCAGAATGCAAATTTCTGGAGAATCCTGCTTAGCCCCATTCTATTCCATCTTGCCAGAAAACAGCTTATTCATACTTTCTCTTAATTAGTGTTTCTTCTTTACAAAAATAATCAGTGGAAAAAATCATATTTCTCCAATGTGAACATTAACTTTTGAGTCAGCAAATCAAATATTCAGTTTAATGTAACTGAATATTGAACTGAAGTTCGAAATAGTAGTGCATGGTTTACCATAGTTCTGTATTTGGATTTCTGGCAGAAGTGTGAATGGATTTGGGTCTGATGTGTAAAGTGCTGAGTATTCTAAGCCCATTACAAATACCTATGTTGTATGATTGCTGTAACTCTTGGTGTTCATCCTTTATATGCTACTTAGTATGTATATTCATAAGTTTATTTATTGATGTTCCATGTTTATAAATGAAGTGTTCATGTGTTTGAGGTGATTAATTTTGTTAACATTTCATTTATTATGTTTGCCTTGCCCCTCATACATTGAATATTTATGTTTATGAGCATCCaatgggtttggggtttgttttgggtctTTTTTCTCAGAATCCCTGGGTTTGTTAGCATCTTATTTGGTatattatgggtttttttaagtgtcagttctgtttaaattaataaatgtaaATCACCACCTAATGCTAATTTGCCACTTGTTAACAATAAAGCAAATATACCAATAAAACTTTTTGTGATGTACGCATTTTTGTTGTCAAATGTGAAACTGTAGTAACTAAAATAGCACAGGGGTAAGTAATATTAATTCAACCTTAGGAATATTTTGATGTCTTTGATCTCAAGTACACCAGACCTGATGTAAGAACCATCCCCTGTCTTCTAGTGGCTGGGAGAGAATATTTAGTTATTCTTTTCAAAGGATAGGGGGTTTTTATTGACTTATGAAATTCCTCAGTCACCTTGAAAAATACTCTATACCAGATACTTCAGTCAGTGTCATCTGCCTGTATAAATTTAACCATATCTCTTTCccaacttattttttttttaataaggctGTAAGGtaaaatatataatacataACCTAAACTTGATCTGGGCCTGTTCTTCTCCATGAGGTTAGAGcactgtttttttaatatgattaagcaggaaaaatgcagaagttacattttttctgtgaaattcacGTACGTGAGCAGAAGTCATAGTAAGGGGTTGGGTTCCTGATTTTGTGGTTTTGCGAAATACAGATGAGTAGAGAtcaattccttttttctttcctggaaacTTCCATTGAACTGGAAGGAAACATATAACAAGCCAGAAGAGGTTTACTTCTGCATCTTTAGCTAAAGAACTGCAGTGACCTTCCTTAACCTGGCTTCCCAACCACCAGAAATTCTTCCTTCTCATACACCACAGAAGACCTAACTCATTCTTGCTGTTAGAAATGTGCAACATTCTCTTGCTTGCAGTGGTTAGTTACCCCTTTTTACCTTTTCATAATCCCTTGCAACAGctttttacttatttaaaaaCCTAAGATTTTTCCCTTGACACCTTCCCATAAAATCCATGTATTTCTAAATCGTGAATCTGACCTACTCATATTCCTTATTTACTGTggccaaataaataaatacaaaaatgacAGTGGCAGAGAGGTAGGCACAGTGGTGATACCCTGCAAGGTTTTCATCACTTCACCCATTCCTGCAGAGCAGTTTATTGATGTTAGATCTGTAGTTTCAGGAGAGACCGGAGAAGGTTTTCAAAtggaagaaacaaaccaaaaagcacaAGCCACTGCACTTAGCATTTAGTCTTTGCATGTAAGTGGTGACTCAGAAAATTTGGCAACATGGATTAGGCAGGCAAGATATTCATTAAAAGcagcaatcagaaaaaaatccacagttTCATAATCTGTCAATTTAAATTCCTGCTCTGAATGTAACCTTCATCTTTTTCCCAGGATAGGCTTGAAACTGCTTGATTTGATTCAAGATGTAAGTTGTGGGCTAGTGCTCAAGTCATTTAAGATGACTGGACTTACAGTTTTTTAATAGCTAATCCTGAATctatgtgtttttcttttgattccCACTGACCTTTTCTTGCCAAGTGGTTATTAGGAAATTCATCTTTGCTTTTGACTGttcctaaattaaaaaaaataaaatccccaaacccCACAGATTTAATCCTCAGTCTCCTGAGGGCTTCTTTCAGTAGAAAGGATTTCTAGAGAAGTCCTTACAGTTGTGGTTACATTCTCCTATCTGCAGTATGATATTGGGAaatctgtttccctttcctATTGCATAAGAGTTATgggtggggtttgggttggtttttttcagtgtttggaaTTGAAGTTGTAATCTCTTACATCAAGAGCTAAAGAGAGTATGTGAAAGTCTCAATCACAGTTCGACAAAGATCCTACTCCTGCCTCAAGCCTCTTCACCATAAATACATGGGGGGCTGAAGGGAGTATATTCCAGGAAAGCATAACAGTATGTTCACTTTGCTTTTAACCTCTTCCCTCACCATTAGCAGTAGGGCACACTGGGTTTCATGGATTCAGTACAGTGATCTTATGCCAGTCAAGGGAGATGTATATGGTTCTCTGAAGCACGCCCTACCATTTTTCAAGCCTTTTATTTGAATACCACAAATTTTTCAGAGCAGTTCTCTGGAAAAGTTATTTTCACCGGACAAAACAACCTCATTCTGAACCAGGGAACAACAGGCCAACTTCACTAAAGATTTCCAGAAGTATTTAGTCCAAGGTAGATACCCGGTATGGAAATGTCTACCTAAACTGGCCAGGTAACAAGCAAGTAAGAAATGGGTATTTTATCATGGGATGTCCCAAGCAGCTGGAGGTTACATTACCAGCTGTgcttttaatgtgaaaaaaaaaagctaaaagagGACTAACGACACCCAAAACAACAGCCCAATTccatagaagaaaatattttattaccaAAGGAGTTATAATATCAAAGTAAGAAACTGCAAAAGAGTTATAAACAACtataaaaatacttctattCATCCAAAATTAAATATGAACACTTCATTAGTTAACTGCCAATATATTATTCTCTGACAATATTCACACATTTTAAGTCATGTATGTCTAACATGTTGAACACGTTATATAAAATAATTGCATATAAGAAATCACTATCTGAAGGTCAGACATTCTAGCTCCCCCTGCAGCTAACTCTAGGATAACCAAATACACAAGAATAGTGCTGTTTCCAGTCAGCTGAACAAACTTACATTCAGGAATCTCCTTTTTCACCTTCTATAGGTCTCGTTATCTTGCCTCTACTCACAGCCAGTAGAAGCGTGCTACATCTCTCAAAAATCAGTACCCTTCCTAAGTTTTTCATAAAGTTAACCTTTTGCTTATTTAACTTAAATCAGTTTGCAGACCTATTGGATACCCACACTGGAAACATTACTGCATAAGCAGAACAGATCCCAGATCAGCTGCTTCTTTGGTAAATTGCTCTTTTTAGTCCTTGATGTGTTTTATGTAGATAGTAAGAAAACAGCTACTTTTCCATACCGTTTCCTTCACCTGAAGCTTCTAAGATGGTTTTATAAATTGCAGTAGACACTTAAGTACATTGCTTTCATATGACAGTATTATAAACTGACTCAAAAGATCAGAAAATTCAGAGGAGCTTTTGAAGGTGGGACGCAGCCAAGTTCTTTGTTTCAAATGCTggtcttttatttccatttctaggGCTTCAGCAGCTTGGTTTAGCCATTTCTGTTTATTCCTTCTCCAGGAACAAGGTACAGTAGCTTTCCATCAGAATTCTGGCATAAAGTGTTCATATAAGCGAGCAGAGTTACTCAAGGAATGCATGTAAATGCAAAGACACCGAGTAATGCCACTTTGGAAGAAAAGACCAAGATCCACCTGGAATCatctggaaattattttttcaaatttgTTCCAGCAGGATCGAAGGCTAGatatgttttccttcagttcaCATAATTCATGGTTACATTTCTTTTTGCACTGTTCACCTGTTTCTGTATCTTTGTTATTATGCATATTTACCTGCGTACAAACCTGAAAAAGAATAGCTTGCATTGTTAATTGAGAAGTGCTTATTCTTTTCATACAGACATCTTTTAAACCAAACTGATTCCATTACATCTCAATAAATAATGGAGGTACCTTACACAGTAGTTAAGTCAGAAAGCTGGGCTGCCTACAGAATGTGCCTTGGCAGTACACAGCCTGCATCACTCTGATGTTCCCCCTCTGAGCacaaccctgctgctgccctacTGAACTGGGAAAATGTGGCTTTGACAGATACGGAGAGCTGAATACAGAACGGACATGGACAAATATGGAGAGCTGAAACCAGTGTGAGCAGCTAAGAACATGTGTCCTCTGTCAGTGGTTTAAAACTTATCCTCCATTATTTGAAGGACTGGAAAAATAAAGCGAATTAAATTGTGAGCCAAACTTTGAAAGATATGACTACATGTGTGGTACCTTGAGACTGGCGGAACAAGGCAGACCTGTTCACAGAGGTTGATGCTACAGCCCAGTGTTCAGGATCTCGCCCAGAGAGAAGGCGACTGTGGCTCTTGTCCATATTCAATGACTGTTCATTATTTGTACCAGATTACTTTAACTGGTCTTTAAATGAAACCAGGCATCCACAAGGTTAGGCATGAGTTTCAAAGGTGGCAACCTTTTGCCTTCCATGATGTAACTAGGATAACTTTTATGGTAAGGCATATGTTGGACTCACCCCAGTTGGCTAAACAAAAATGTAGACACCAACATTACTTTGAAGATCTGGTCCTGGACTGTAACAGTTTCTCCAtttcaaggggaaaagaaagggtcAAATGCAGCCATCAATCGAACTATTTAAGCCAGTCATAAAGAATTATATCCTTTGCTACCTGTGGAGAGGCTTTTTGACATTGGTCAATCTTTTTGTGTTCAACAGGTAACTGTGAGCCACACTTAAAAGAATGCTCCTCCTCTCTATAGGTCACTAGATTTGAGTGACACGTCAAAGAGCAGAGTCTGACAATGATCaaaaatccaaatatttttacatCCAACTGTTCCTTTTGAGTTTGAGATATTGTGGTTAAAATAAAGATCAAAGGTATTATGAAAGTGAGAGAAATTCCCACTAATTGTTTGACGAAACAAAGCAAATCAAACATTCACCTTACGGTAAAACCCCAATGAGAAGTAACAAAGTATAATTTATACACTAGAGAAGTTAAAGTCCTTCTTCGCACAAGTGTGGTCTTTGTCTTCTACTGGAGAATTAACTCAGGTATTTCAGCACTGAACCATGGTATGTATCCTCACTCTGGACCTCCAGATCATTGTCTCTGTCTTTGCACTGGGCTTAATGTCTATTACAAGATATACGCTATATAGAGCAAAATTTATCATGCATATAACATGTTCGTGACAGCTGTGCCTTTGAGAGGTAGATGTGATAGTCTGTGTTGAAGAGCTCTAATTAATAAATCACATGCTTACAGTGAACTGCAGGTTCTCACTACCactcaccttttcttttttgtgtctttcaCATTTGCACTGTAGAACTTGTAATGTCCCACATGAGACTAATGCTGCTCTCCATCTGAAGTCTTTGCTGATTTTTTGCTTATGAAAGAATCTGAGCATGTTGCATGCCATACTCTGTAGTGCTTCTATTTCCTGTaaagagagcaagaaaaatgtgttctgaAAAATCTGCGCACCTTTAATTCTTTATCATGTTGAtctgtcttttctaaaaaagCTTCATTAGTTACCAttactttattttgctttcgTACTGCCAATCTTTTCCAATAAGACATGACTAATCTGACCTGCCTGCCACCTCTTCCTAATATTTAAAGTATCGATttgtagtagtaataataatagcatAAGGAAATCAGCCGATGCAGTTCGGAAAGCACTGAATTACTTTTAGAGTCAGTCCTGTTACCAAGTCACGATAAAatctgcagcaagagctgccaATTGTGCTTTCTGTCATTTGAGACCTGCCCAAACAATTACTAGTAAGGCTTTCAGATCTGAAGTGAAAAGCTTAGCTAACATGAACTTCTGtagaagaatgaaaacagatgtgaaatttttttgtttacttccactggcaaaataaaataaggaaataagaTTTCTGTACTATTTtggattaaaaatataaaataatctttatagtaggggaaaaaagcatttcttggaTATGGAATTCTTCATATTTTGATTTGTAAAGTATCATTTTACTTGACAAATTTTATgattccaaattaaaaaaaatatcatgaTTTGATTATTAAGAGGTAGCATTACTCTCTATCACAATGTAGTTTTAAGGGACCGGACTGTACAAAGAACCCACTTGAGTCTGTACAGTCTAAAGTAAATTTTGAGAAGTTAAATTTTACCTGAGTATCATTGCAGAAAAACACTTTGCTATTTTCACGGATTTTATTCTTGCAGCACCTGTCACGATACTCTGCAGACATATTTACCTGTAAAATATCATATATGTTTAAACATGGAAGTACTTTTAATCAAGCAAGCCAAGTTTCTCACTAAGAGCTGGTGATGTCAGCGCTAAattgtcctgcagcacctcctcaggggtcagtgtacAACTCTTGAGCTTTTCCTTTGCAAGCAGGCAGAGAAAACCCCAATTCAGCCCCAATTTCTACAGATATTAACCGATTCATACAGACTCACAGAACGGTTGAGGGGGGAAAggatctctggaggtcatctggtccaactccCCTGCTCAAACAGGGTCACCAAAAGCCGGTTGCAGGGACCACTAGATGGCTTtgaaatatctccagggatgcagactctgcaacatccctgggcaccctgtgccagtgctcagtcaccctcacagtgaaaaagtctTCCgtgatgttcagagggaacctcctgtgtttcattGTGTGtcc
This sequence is a window from Lathamus discolor isolate bLatDis1 chromosome 2, bLatDis1.hap1, whole genome shotgun sequence. Protein-coding genes within it:
- the IL7 gene encoding interleukin-7 isoform X2; the protein is MFHAFFRSIFRVLPLLLILSPVNSSSCAMGNRTTEIRVKYENILSHDIRELVNMSAEYRDRCCKNKIRENSKVFFCNDTQEIEALQSMACNMLRFFHKQKISKDFRWRAALVSCGTLQVLQCKCERHKKEKVCTQVNMHNNKDTETGEQCKKKCNHELCELKENISSLRSCWNKFEKIISR
- the IL7 gene encoding interleukin-7 isoform X1, with amino-acid sequence MVNGETPSALAVKPKDEFSPSRQQVAGHLNSTFFRSIFRVLPLLLILSPVNSSSCAMGNRTTEIRVKYENILSHDIRELVNMSAEYRDRCCKNKIRENSKVFFCNDTQEIEALQSMACNMLRFFHKQKISKDFRWRAALVSCGTLQVLQCKCERHKKEKVCTQVNMHNNKDTETGEQCKKKCNHELCELKENISSLRSCWNKFEKIISR